In a genomic window of Quercus lobata isolate SW786 chromosome 4, ValleyOak3.0 Primary Assembly, whole genome shotgun sequence:
- the LOC115987824 gene encoding UPF0481 protein At3g47200-like produces the protein MDPPDANHVSKKELKGKELVIDIPPDLEPAEWPECCIYRVPKKLRRVNKYAYTPKLISIGPFHHGNEDLREMEKQKLRYFKDFCSKNNRSQEELASIVEGKELQIRHSYAEAPKQGKNQFVKMILLDAIFIIELVVRNYETPEEEQDDHILGKPWLRNAIQLDLILLENQLPFFILDDLYKFVFDDSSSCNHHKEEQQKQNEIPNKSYVPFLKLCRIYFSCYEKKQLKSNRTREVKHFTDLIRNFHIADNLDPTGKIRHLYCATKLDEAGVKFKAVQERSLLDIKFRKDRCLERCPFCNCSWLLNCLPCMKCVPCFEQMQPFLELPVFEVGDATECVFRNLMALEQCHYPKQAYISSYILLLDYLINTEKDVDLLVEKKAIVNRLGSDEAVAKLVNKLGHQIVECKSCYFDLSKELNGHYENFWNRNMASLTTVYFRDIWRGTATVVGLIVLFLTVWNIFLRHYVKFK, from the coding sequence ATGGATCCCCCTGATGCAAATCATGTTTCCAAGAAAGAACTTAAAGGTAAAGAGTTGGTCATTGACATTCCACCAGACCTGGAGCCTGCTGAGTGGCCTGAGTGCTGCATCTACAGGGTTCCAAAGAAACTGCGCAGAGTAAACAAATATGCCTATACTCCTAAGCTAATCTCCATAGGCCCTTTTCATCACGGTAATGAAGATTTGAGGGAAATGGAAAAGCAAAAATTGAGATATTTTAAGGATTTCTGTTCTAAAAATAACAGGAGCCAGGAGGAACTTGCAAGCATCGTTGAAGGGAAGGAATTACAAATCCGCCATAGTTATGCAGAGGCCCCTAAACAAGGCAAGAatcagtttgtaaaaatgattctattggaTGCGATCTTTATAATTGAGCTTGTAGTGAGGAATTATGAAACGCCAGAAGAAGAACAAGATGATCATATATTAGGCAAACCATGGCTGAGAAATGCTATACAGCTAGACTTGATATTGCTTGAGAATCAGCTTCCGTTTTTTATTCTGGACGATTTATATAAATTCGTCTTCGATGATTCTTCAAGTTGCAACCATCACAAAGAAgagcaacaaaaacaaaatgaaatccCGAACAAATCATATGTTCCCTTTCTTAAGCTTTGCCGCATCTACTTCTCTTGTTATGAGAAGAAGCAGTTAAAGTCCAACAGAACTAGGGAAGTGAAACATTTCACTGATTTGATAAGAAATTTTCATATTGCAGATAACTTGGACCCTACAGGAAAGATTAGACATCTATATTGCGCAACAAAGCTTGATGAAGCAGGAGTGAAATTCAAAGCTGTTCAAGAAAGAAGCTTGCTTGACATAAAATTCAGAAAGGATAGGTGCTTGGAACGCTGCCCATTTTGTAATTGCTCATGGCTTTTGAATTGCTTACCATGTATGAAATGCGTACCATGCTTTGAGCAAATGCAACCTTTCTTGGAACTCCCTGTCTTTGAAGTAGGAGATGCAACTGAATGTGTTTTCAGAAACCTCATGGCCTTGGAGCAGTGTCATTATCCCAAGCAAGCTTACATCAGCAGTTACATTCTGCTATTGGATTATCTTATCAACACTGAGAAAGATGTGGATTTGCTGGTTGAGAAAAAGGCTATTGTTAACCGGCTTGGCAGTGATGAAGCAGTGGCGAAATTGGTTAACAAACTTGGTCATCAAATTGTGGAATGTAAATCTTGTTACTTTGATCTCAGTAAAGAGCTTAATGGGCACTATGAAAACTTCTGGAATCGAAATATGGCATCCTTGACAACAGTATATTTCCGCGATATTTGGAGAGGCACTGCAACAGTAGTCGGACTTATAGTCCTTTTTTTAACCGTCTGGAACATTTTCCTCAGGCATTACGTCAAGTTCAAGTAG